The proteins below come from a single Streptomyces sp. SCSIO 75703 genomic window:
- a CDS encoding mycoredoxin, translated as MPGTVTMYSTTWCGYCRRLKSQMDREGIAYTEINIEHDPESAAFVEKANGGNQTVPTLRVVPSTGGDEVVMTNPSLAQVKQALAI; from the coding sequence ATGCCGGGCACTGTGACGATGTACAGCACCACGTGGTGCGGCTACTGCCGTCGGCTCAAGAGCCAGATGGACCGGGAGGGCATCGCCTACACCGAGATCAACATCGAGCACGACCCGGAGTCCGCCGCGTTCGTCGAGAAGGCGAACGGGGGCAACCAGACGGTGCCGACCCTCCGGGTGGTCCCCTCCACGGGTGGCGACGAGGTCGTCATGACCAACCCGAGCCTGGCCCAGGTGAAGCAGGCCCTGGCCATCTGA
- a CDS encoding ATP-dependent DNA helicase UvrD2: protein MTAATHSTLFPQAPDSADAVLEGLDPEQRAVATSLRGPVCVLAGAGTGKTRAITHRIAYGVRAGILQPSSVLAVTFTNRAAGEMRGRLRQLGAAGVQARTFHSAALRQLQYFWPKAIGGSLPRLLDRKIQLVADAAAACRIRLDRGELRDATAEIEWSKVTQTVPADYVLAAAKAGRETPRDPAEIAQLYAAYEELKRGRGVIDFEDVLLLTVAVLQDRHDVAEQVRAQYQHFVVDEYQDVSPLQQRLLELWLGDRDDLCVVGDASQTIYSFTGATPDHLLDFRTRHPGATVVKLVRDYRSTPQVVHLANGLLAQARGRAADHRLELVSQRPAGPEPAFTEYGDEPAEAEGTARRIRELVDAGVPPAEIAVLFRTNSQSETYEQALADAGVPYQFRGAERFFDRPEVRKAGVALRGAARFGGNDPLLDDAVDLPSQVRAVLSGEGWTPEPPAGSGAVRERWESLAALVHLARDFAAARPGATLGDLVAELDERAGAQHAPTVQGVTLASLHSAKGLEWDVVFLVGVAEGMMPITYAKTDEQIEEERRLLYVGVTRARRILHLSWALARSPGGRAGRRPSRFLKGLRPGTVTAGEHAPGGGTGGVERGHRTGSPAEAPRRRQRTPARCRVCGRSLTDAGEMKLMRCEDCPSDMDEGVYERLRDWRRIQAERSGQPAFCVFTDKTLMAIAESVPDDERDLARIPGVGARKLHRYGADVLSICAGHEVAGADEED, encoded by the coding sequence GTGACAGCAGCAACGCACTCCACCCTCTTCCCGCAGGCACCGGACTCGGCCGACGCGGTGCTCGAAGGGCTCGACCCCGAGCAGCGCGCCGTCGCCACGTCCCTGCGCGGTCCGGTGTGCGTGCTGGCGGGCGCCGGCACGGGCAAGACCCGGGCGATCACCCACCGCATCGCCTACGGGGTGCGCGCCGGCATCCTCCAGCCCTCCAGCGTGCTCGCCGTCACCTTCACCAACCGGGCCGCCGGGGAGATGCGGGGCCGGCTGCGCCAGCTCGGCGCCGCCGGCGTGCAGGCGCGCACCTTCCACTCGGCGGCCCTGCGCCAGCTCCAGTACTTCTGGCCGAAGGCGATCGGCGGCTCCCTGCCCCGGCTCCTCGACCGCAAGATCCAGCTCGTCGCGGACGCCGCGGCGGCCTGCCGCATCCGCCTCGACCGCGGCGAGCTGCGCGACGCCACCGCCGAGATCGAATGGTCCAAGGTCACCCAGACCGTCCCCGCCGACTACGTCCTCGCGGCCGCCAAGGCCGGCCGCGAGACCCCGCGCGACCCGGCGGAGATCGCCCAGCTCTACGCGGCCTACGAGGAGCTCAAGCGCGGCCGGGGCGTCATCGACTTCGAGGACGTGCTGCTGCTGACCGTGGCCGTCCTCCAGGACCGGCACGACGTCGCCGAACAGGTCCGCGCCCAGTACCAGCACTTCGTCGTCGACGAGTACCAGGACGTCAGCCCCCTCCAGCAGCGCCTGCTGGAACTGTGGCTCGGCGACCGCGACGACCTCTGCGTGGTCGGCGACGCCAGCCAGACGATCTACTCCTTCACCGGAGCCACCCCGGACCACCTGCTCGACTTCCGCACCCGCCACCCCGGCGCCACCGTCGTCAAGCTGGTCCGCGACTACCGCTCCACCCCCCAGGTCGTCCACCTCGCCAACGGACTGCTCGCCCAGGCCCGCGGCCGGGCCGCCGACCACCGCCTGGAACTGGTCTCCCAGCGCCCCGCGGGCCCCGAGCCCGCCTTCACCGAGTACGGCGACGAGCCCGCCGAGGCCGAGGGCACCGCCCGCCGCATCCGCGAACTCGTCGACGCCGGGGTCCCGCCCGCCGAGATCGCCGTCCTCTTCCGCACCAACTCCCAGTCCGAGACCTACGAACAGGCCCTCGCCGACGCCGGCGTCCCCTACCAGTTCCGGGGCGCCGAGCGGTTCTTCGACCGGCCCGAGGTGCGCAAGGCCGGCGTCGCCCTGCGCGGCGCGGCCCGCTTCGGCGGCAACGACCCCCTCCTCGACGACGCCGTCGACCTGCCCTCCCAGGTGCGCGCCGTGCTGTCGGGGGAGGGGTGGACGCCCGAGCCCCCCGCCGGCTCCGGCGCGGTCCGGGAGCGCTGGGAGTCGCTGGCCGCCCTGGTCCACCTCGCCCGGGACTTCGCCGCCGCGCGGCCCGGCGCCACCCTGGGCGACCTGGTCGCCGAACTGGACGAGCGGGCCGGTGCCCAGCACGCCCCCACCGTCCAGGGCGTCACCCTCGCCTCCCTGCACTCCGCCAAGGGACTGGAGTGGGACGTCGTCTTCCTGGTGGGCGTCGCCGAGGGCATGATGCCGATCACCTACGCGAAGACGGACGAGCAGATCGAGGAGGAACGCCGCCTCCTCTACGTCGGGGTCACCCGGGCCCGGCGGATCCTGCACCTCTCCTGGGCGCTCGCCCGCTCGCCCGGCGGACGGGCCGGCCGCCGCCCCAGCCGGTTCCTCAAGGGACTGCGCCCCGGCACGGTCACGGCGGGCGAGCACGCCCCGGGCGGCGGCACGGGCGGAGTGGAGCGCGGCCACCGGACGGGCAGCCCGGCCGAGGCACCGCGACGCAGACAGCGGACACCGGCCCGCTGCCGGGTCTGCGGGCGCTCGCTCACCGACGCCGGCGAGATGAAGCTGATGCGTTGCGAGGACTGCCCCTCCGACATGGACGAGGGCGTCTACGAGCGGCTGCGCGACTGGCGCCGGATCCAGGCCGAGCGCAGCGGCCAGCCCGCGTTCTGCGTCTTCACCGACAAGACCCTGATGGCGATCGCCGAGTCCGTCCCGGACGACGAACGCGACCTGGCCCGGATTCCCGGGGTCGGAGCCCGCAAGCTGCACCGTTACGGCGCCGACGTGCTGTCGATCTGCGCGGGGCACGAGGTCGCCGGAGCGGACGAAGAGGACTGA
- a CDS encoding WhiB family transcriptional regulator: MQLEAHAPSVPPSEAIPKPGLSKDPILTPLTALTALDDAIENLGVPVPCRSYDPEVFFAESPADVEYAKSLCRTCPLVEACLAGAKERREPWGVWGGELFVQGVVVARKRPRGRPRKNPVSA, translated from the coding sequence GTGCAACTCGAAGCGCACGCCCCGTCCGTACCGCCTTCCGAAGCGATCCCCAAGCCCGGCCTCTCTAAGGACCCCATCTTGACCCCGCTCACCGCGCTGACCGCGCTCGACGACGCCATCGAGAACCTCGGCGTGCCCGTGCCGTGCCGCTCCTACGACCCCGAGGTCTTCTTCGCGGAGTCGCCGGCGGACGTGGAGTACGCCAAGTCCCTCTGCCGCACCTGCCCGCTGGTCGAGGCGTGCCTCGCCGGCGCCAAGGAGCGGCGCGAGCCGTGGGGCGTCTGGGGCGGCGAGCTGTTCGTCCAGGGCGTCGTCGTCGCCCGGAAGCGGCCTCGTGGCCGTCCGCGCAAGAACCCGGTCTCGGCATGA